The nucleotide sequence AAGCCCCTAAGGGCATCCGGCTTGAATAGCACAAAGAGCAGGCAGACGGTTCTAATCGTAGGTTCCGGAGGGCGAGAGCATGCTCTTGGTTGGAAGTTTTCTCAGAGCGTCAGGGTGGTCAAGACATATTTTGCGCCCGGAAACGGCGCCACCTCTGAAAACTTGCCCATCGCGCAGAACGACTTGCAGGGGCTTGCCGCATTTGCAGCGAAGTGCGGCGAAGACTGTCTGACCGTGGTGGGACCCGAAGAACCACTCTCGCTTGGAATAGTCGACCTTTTTCGCTCAAGGCACCTCCGAATCCTGGGCCCAACCTCCGCTGCAGCAAAGCTCGAGACTAGCAAGGCTTTTTCAAAGGAGTTCATGATTTCAGCGGGGATTCCGACCGCCAGGGCACAGGTCTTTTCAGACAAGAACAAGGCCCATGATTACATAAATTCGCTTGACATTCCAGTGGTGGTAAAGGCAGACGGAATAGCTGCTGGGAAAGGAGTAATCGTTTGTGACGACGCGAAACAGGCCCATGATGCAATCGACAGGATAATGGTTTTGAGGGAATTTGGAAGCGCTGGCGACAAAGTAATAATCGAGGAGCGGATTGTTGGCGAGGAAGCCTCGTTTATTGCCCTGTGCGACGGATCCACTCTTGTCCCCCTTGCTTCCTGTCAAGACCACAAGAGAGCCTTTGACGGCGACAGGGGTCCGAATACAGGCGGAATGGGCGCGTATTCTCCAGCACGCATACTGACGGCTGAGCTGCAGGCAGTACTGACAAAAGAAGTGATGGAACCTGCTCTCAGGCAAATGAAGTCCAGGGGAACGCCGTTTGTGGGCTTTCTTTACGCCGGCATAATGATAGACGAAAAATCGGGGAAGCCATACGTACTCGAGTTCAACGCAAGGATGGGCGATCCAGAATGCCAGGCCATAATGATGCGTCTAAAGTCCGACCTCTTCGACTATGCCGACGCCGCTGCCGAAGGATGTCTGGACGATATGCCCGCGCTTGAATGGAAGCAGGGGACATCTGTTTGCGTAGTTATGGCTTCGAGGGGATATCCCGGTGCCTACGATAAAGGAAAGGTAATTCACGGTCTCGATTCAGATTTTGGGCCCGGTGTACAGGTTTTCCATGCAGGCACGCTGCGGGGACCGGGGGGCGAATTGGTTACCAATGGCGGAAGGGTGCTAGGGGTCACTGCGACGGCAGACCATGCAAGGGAAGCAATCGAGAGGTCTTACTCGGCGGTCAGAAAGATAAGCTGGGGCGACAACGATCACTACTATCGTACGGATATCGGACACAGAGCGAGTCTGTAACTACTTGAAGCGCAGCAAAGTCTGGCCAGCAACAAGGGCGCTTAGCCGGATGTCAAATGCTTCCGTCGGCAGTCTTTCAACAAGTTGAAACTCGTATCCCAGGCCTACAGAAAAGCCTTCAAATTTCTTCAGAAATCTGTCGTAAAATCCTTTCCCATATCCTAGCCTGTGGCCCCTCAAGTCGAACGCAAGCCCCGGCACCAGCAGAATATCCAGATTGTGAGCAGCGTTTGCTGTTTTTGGCGGTTCCGGGATATTGAATTTTCCCAGCTCAAGGCCGCCGAGATCTGAAACCTCAAAGAATTGAAGTCTATCATCGATTACTCTTGGCAGAAAGACGGCCTTGTCATTTCTGAGTGCTTGTTCAATTACCTTTAGAGTCTGGGTCTCGCCGTTAAGTGGATAGTAAGCTCCGACTGATTCTGCATAGAGGAACTCTTCGCACTGAACTACCAATTGCTGAACCAGAAGGCTTTTGCGTTCAACATCTTCTCGAGTTAGATTCTCTCGCAGTCGCCGCATTTTCTGCCGCACGGCAGCCTTTTCTTTTGCGGTTGAGTCCAGCCTGTCATTTTCTCCAGGAGGGCCGTTCCCTACGCCAGGGCCGCTGCTCAAATCTCGTTGGACTCTATTTTGGCCGCACTGGCAAAGGAGGCTGCGGTGACGGTGTTTTTCATCAGCATTGCAATTGTCATCGGCCCTACTCCTCCTGGCACAGGAGTCAGCCATGATGCCTTCTCTCTGACTGACTCAAAATCAACATCGCCTGCCAGTTTGCCCTGGTGTCTTGAAGTCCCGACATCGATGACAACTGCGCCGCTTTTTACCATCTCGCCGGTGAGTACAAACCTGTTTCTGTCGCCCACTGCCGTTATTATCAAGTCCGCGTTGCTGAGTTTCTGACGCAAGTCCTTGGTGCGTGAATGACAAACAGTTACGGTTGCGTTACGCTCGAGAAGCATGAGGGCTACAGGCTTGCCAACCAGGTTGCTCCTATTCACTATCACAGCGTCCATAGTACTGGGATCGATTTTGTAGTAATCAAGAAGTTCCATGATCCCTGAAGGAGTGCATGGTTTGAGCATCGCTCGGCCATTCTGGAGCATGCCCTGATTATACGGCGTAAGGCCGTCGACATCTTTGGCAGGGGATATTGCATTCACTATCGAAAATTCCTCAATGTGCTTTGGGAGCGGAAGCTGGACGAGTATTCCGTGGATCTCGGGATCGTTGTTCAGCAGGGTGACCAATTCAATGAGCTCGTGCTGCTTGAAGGACGCACCGAGTCTGTGATCGCGAGTTGCAATACCCAGATCACCTGCCGTCTTTTGCTTGCTGTTTACATAAGTCGCGGAGGCCGGATCGTCGCCAACCAGCACCGTGGCAAGGCAGGGTTTAGTCCCCAATCCCTGAAGTTCACTAGCCGCTCTTTTCACTCTTGACTTGACATCGGCCGAGACTGCCAATCCGTCAATGAGCTGCGCACCCATTAGCCCGGAGAAGACTGGAAGGGATATTTGGATTTAGTGTCCGAGTGATCGTCCCAACTAGTCAATTAGTTTTGTCGGGGGTTGCAAGCAGTTGCTCTTTATCATGTCAGGTTGCGCCACAAGGCGGGAATGGCAAAACGCTAATCTCCCTTGATAAGAAATGTTTTGTTGTGCCTCTTCAAGATGTCTTCAAAGTACTTCATCACTTGGTCTACCTCGTCTTTAGTGGCCGTACCTCTCATTATTCTCAGAAAGCACAGGTACTGCCAGGCGTGCAGCCAATTCTCACGAATCATTACCTCGTTTTCGGTAGAAAGCTGCCGACGTCTATGTAGGTATCCCATTACAATCGCTGACGGGATGTATGCTGCAACAAAGATCGCTGCAAAGATGATCTCGTTTTCGAAAATGTTGCGAGCAAAGGGAACTTGTGTAATTGCAAGGTTGTAGACAAGCAGGATAAAGTTAATGAAGTTCATTATAAATACAAGATAAATTGAATGGCCGTTCCTAAAGTCAAGCCATCTTCTATTCAAAAACCTCCCTTCGGCTTTTTCCAACCGCCGGTAACTGGGGTCGTTCGGAAATAAAAGTTGTGACCAGATATTTTGTTGCTGATTACACGCTCAGAGTTTTTCCAGAGTGCCTTGCCAAACGTCGATAGCTTAAAAAAGCTATTTATTAAAACCTGAAATGGTGCTGGCGCGGTTTGTGCGAAGGCGATGGCTTGACTTTAGGCTAGGTCATACACTCTACCTTGCATTCTTTATGAGCTTCGTCAACTTCATCCTGATTACTTATAGTTTTGCGGTGCAGAAAAACCCGCTGTTCCATGGCGTTATTACAAGCCTTTCTTTCTTCACTATTGTCTTCCTTGCAGTTTACGTTCCCACGGCAATGGCAATCGGCTACTGGCACCGCAGGAACCAGTTCCGCGTTGAAGTGGAAGCGACCTTACAAGAGGATTGGGTTTCCGCGTGGTTGCTGCGCTACCAGTTCAGGCTAGCTCTTGGCAAGGCCACTGAGGAAGAGACCCGGGAGGTCGTGAACTTCTACGAGTCAGTACTTAGAAGGCATAACAAGCCGGTGCCGCCTCAAAATGATGGCCCCAAGTCGGAGCCACCACTGAAATAGCAATGGGCCTTAGCTGTTTGCAATCGTCTTGAACGAACGTGCCCTTGCTCCCATTTCGAGCGCACAATTATGCAAGTTGGTAAGCCTCTAGGATTTTCGGTTCGTTCTTTTCCCAGATTAAATTCGCCCTTGCATAGCTAAGGATTCTTTGGCGCTTTGTGTCCAGTTCGGTTGGACTGCTATTGTACTTTTCAAGAATCTCTGCCATGCCCTCGTAGTCAGAAAACAGGTCGCAATTTTCCCCGAAATCGTCCTGAACCGATGGTATATCATCGATACTGACCAGCCAGAGCCCGCAATGGGCATATTCGTAAACCTTATTTGGATTTGCATATCTGTGAAACCAATGCTTCCTCCAAGGGAGCAGCCCGATGTGACATTCTTTGTACATCATAGTATACGCGTCTCTCATCTGAAGCCTTCCAACGGATTTGATCCTGTCGCTGTTGGGTTCGGAAACCCCGATGCGTACAAGAGTTCCGGTTAGATTATTGGTTGAAAAAGCCTCGTGAAGTCCAGCTATGTTTCGAAATGGATCGGTAGAGCCGAGTTGGTC is from Nitrososphaera sp. and encodes:
- the purD gene encoding phosphoribosylamine--glycine ligase encodes the protein MNSTKSRQTVLIVGSGGREHALGWKFSQSVRVVKTYFAPGNGATSENLPIAQNDLQGLAAFAAKCGEDCLTVVGPEEPLSLGIVDLFRSRHLRILGPTSAAAKLETSKAFSKEFMISAGIPTARAQVFSDKNKAHDYINSLDIPVVVKADGIAAGKGVIVCDDAKQAHDAIDRIMVLREFGSAGDKVIIEERIVGEEASFIALCDGSTLVPLASCQDHKRAFDGDRGPNTGGMGAYSPARILTAELQAVLTKEVMEPALRQMKSRGTPFVGFLYAGIMIDEKSGKPYVLEFNARMGDPECQAIMMRLKSDLFDYADAAAEGCLDDMPALEWKQGTSVCVVMASRGYPGAYDKGKVIHGLDSDFGPGVQVFHAGTLRGPGGELVTNGGRVLGVTATADHAREAIERSYSAVRKISWGDNDHYYRTDIGHRASL
- a CDS encoding 5-formyltetrahydrofolate cyclo-ligase, with the translated sequence MSSGPGVGNGPPGENDRLDSTAKEKAAVRQKMRRLRENLTREDVERKSLLVQQLVVQCEEFLYAESVGAYYPLNGETQTLKVIEQALRNDKAVFLPRVIDDRLQFFEVSDLGGLELGKFNIPEPPKTANAAHNLDILLVPGLAFDLRGHRLGYGKGFYDRFLKKFEGFSVGLGYEFQLVERLPTEAFDIRLSALVAGQTLLRFK
- a CDS encoding bifunctional 5,10-methylenetetrahydrofolate dehydrogenase/5,10-methenyltetrahydrofolate cyclohydrolase yields the protein MGAQLIDGLAVSADVKSRVKRAASELQGLGTKPCLATVLVGDDPASATYVNSKQKTAGDLGIATRDHRLGASFKQHELIELVTLLNNDPEIHGILVQLPLPKHIEEFSIVNAISPAKDVDGLTPYNQGMLQNGRAMLKPCTPSGIMELLDYYKIDPSTMDAVIVNRSNLVGKPVALMLLERNATVTVCHSRTKDLRQKLSNADLIITAVGDRNRFVLTGEMVKSGAVVIDVGTSRHQGKLAGDVDFESVREKASWLTPVPGGVGPMTIAMLMKNTVTAASFASAAKIESNEI